A portion of the Nitrospirota bacterium genome contains these proteins:
- a CDS encoding zinc-ribbon domain-containing protein — protein MVVTCPRCKTRLKIDESKIKAEGSRFKCPKCSTPLFIKKPAPITEKAPDNKKIIIAHSNPDIINEIQSILSNKGYQVITSSDGIDTMVKTLKELPFAVIIEAALPKIYGFEVCNRLKSRAETKNIKFILVSSIYDKVRYKREPTSLYEADDFIDEHKLSEALLDKINALREKKPAEKEKHIEKPEEKVISEKVEKKPEPARRQLVEDVKPDIDDKVERAKRLARTIISDIYLYNTPRFDNSIKNGTFYSEFSNEIKDGMKLYESRIPEEVRKKGDFFHEVIREFIESKKNYN, from the coding sequence GTGGTTGTAACATGTCCGAGATGCAAGACAAGATTGAAAATTGACGAAAGTAAGATTAAAGCAGAAGGCTCAAGATTTAAATGCCCAAAATGTAGCACCCCTCTTTTCATAAAAAAACCTGCTCCAATAACTGAAAAAGCTCCTGATAATAAGAAAATAATAATAGCACATTCAAATCCTGATATTATCAATGAAATACAATCAATTCTATCCAATAAGGGATATCAGGTAATCACTTCATCTGATGGAATTGATACAATGGTTAAGACACTTAAAGAGTTGCCATTTGCTGTTATAATTGAAGCTGCTCTTCCCAAGATTTATGGTTTTGAAGTTTGTAATAGATTGAAATCAAGGGCTGAAACTAAAAATATTAAGTTCATACTTGTCAGCTCTATCTATGATAAAGTTAGATATAAAAGAGAACCCACTTCTCTTTACGAAGCAGATGATTTTATTGATGAGCATAAATTGTCTGAGGCCCTTCTTGATAAAATTAATGCATTAAGAGAGAAAAAACCTGCTGAGAAAGAGAAACATATTGAAAAACCTGAAGAAAAAGTAATATCTGAAAAAGTTGAGAAAAAACCTGAACCAGCAAGAAGACAACTTGTCGAGGATGTCAAACCTGACATAGACGATAAAGTTGAAAGAGCAAAAAGACTTGCACGGACTATAATATCAGATATCTATTTATACAATACTCCCAGGTTCGATAACTCTATCAAAAATGGGACTTTTTATTCCGAATTTTCAAATGAAATTAAGGATGGAATGAAGCTATATGAAAGTAGAATACCAGAAGAAGTTCGGAAAAAAGGTGATTTTTTTCATGAGGTGATAAGAGAGTTTATTGAAAGCAAAAAAAATTATAACTAA
- the groES gene encoding co-chaperone GroES codes for MKFKPLRDRVFVKFSSEEEKTAGGLFIPDTAKEKPQKGTVIAVGAGRITDDGKRQPMDVKVGDTILFDKYSGSKIKIDDEEYLIIREEDILGIVES; via the coding sequence ATGAAGTTTAAACCATTAAGAGATAGGGTATTTGTTAAATTTTCTTCAGAGGAAGAAAAAACAGCAGGTGGTCTTTTTATTCCTGACACAGCAAAAGAAAAGCCTCAAAAGGGAACAGTAATTGCGGTCGGGGCTGGTAGAATCACTGATGACGGAAAGCGTCAACCTATGGATGTGAAAGTTGGGGATACAATCTTATTTGATAAGTATTCAGGTTCAAAAATAAAAATTGATGATGAAGAATACCTTATTATAAGGGAAGAAGACATTTTAGGGATTGTTGAAAGCTAA